The Rhodohalobacter sp. SW132 DNA segment GGCCGGAACATTTGATGATTTTTTGCCCATCATTCTATCATTTTTCTACAGATTTTTCTATTGTGGATTGCAATGCAATGATTTTTATTAACCCGTAAGAATTCGTGTATAACCAGAAAAATTATCCACTCCGGCCCGTATCATATCCGTTGATTTATCTGTAATTTCACCCAAAATAAACTGCTGATTATCAAACCGGGGTTATTCATGAAGATTCTTTTTTTACTGATTTTTTTCCTTTCAATCGGGTTGCATTCGCTCTCTGCACAAGAACTTACGGTCGGTTTAAACGGTCAGCTCGCCATTCCACAAAATGAGTTCAGCGAAAGTATCAATACCCTTGGGGGTGGTTTAAATCTAAACGGACACTACCGGTTCGCCAACTCCCCGGTAGGTCTTGGTCTTGATTTCAACTTCATCAATTTCGGCAGCGATTCACGTGATGAAGCGTTCAGCACGACCATACCGGACCTCAGAGTTCGTGTGGAAAACCAGTACAACCTGATTCAGCTCATGATGCAGGCCAAAGTCCAGAGGCAAGATGGCATCTTCAGGCCGTTTGCCGAAGGCCTGGCCGGGTTCAACTATTTCTTTACCGAAACAAGCATCCGGGACCGCAGAGATTCCGGGGCTGATCCGATCGCATCGGACACTAACTTCGAGGATTTTGCTTTTGCCTGGGGCGGCGGTGCCGGGCTTAAAATCCGGGTGTTCGACCTCCGCGATCAGCAGGCGGATGAACGCTGGTTTGAAAACATAAGTGCCGGATATATCAACATCGGGGTACGGTATCTTAACGGTTCACAGGCGGAATATCTTAAAGAGGGTTCCATCACCATAGAAAACGGTTCCGTCTCTTTTGACACCCTGCAATCACGTACAGATATGATTATGGTTCAGCTCGGATTTGTGATTCGGTTTTAGTTTTTGTGTAACCTGCGAAGTTGGTTTGCGTATACAAAACAAGATACTCTCAACTTCTCATGCACTCAACCATGGCCCGAATACTCACCTACCTCACAGTCCCGCTGCTAACGATTTTTCTCTTCTTCATACAGCCCTCATCAATTCTGGGGCAGCAGACAGAAACTCTGTTTGACGGCTCGGTATCGCACGGAGGTTTTGGTGGCCCTGTCGTCAAAATTGGTGAAACAGCCGGAGATACAGGTGTTTGGGTGGGCGGTCGAGGCGGCTGGATTATGAATCTGAATTCCGGTCACGCAATCTCCCTTGGCGGCGGTGGATACGGTCTTGTAACGGATCACACCTCTCCTGAAGATCCCGACCTCTATGCCCTGAATGGTTACGGAGGGTTTATCATCGAATACACCAACCGATCCCACAAACTCGCACACTTCACCGTCACAAGCCTGATCGGAGGCGGCGGACTGATGTTGCGCGATCGCGATTATGATGAGGTGAATGATGATCCCGACACCTATTTCGTATTTGAACCGGGTCTGCACGCAGAATTGAACGTTACCTCCTTTTTCCGGATTTCAGCCGGCGCTGAATACCGGTTTACAAGCGGCATCAGCAGGTTTGGATTCAGTGATAGCGATTTCTCCGGCTGGAACGGCACCATCACCTTAAAATTCGGAAAGTTCTTATGAAAAATTATCTCCCAGTATTCCTGATTTTTATCGCATCTCTATCACTCCCGATATCACTCCACGGACAGCAGGCGGAAACTTTGTTTAACGGAAATGTAGATCATGGCGGATATGGCGCCCTGATTTTCGGAGTTACATCCGTCAACGGAGAGGCGGCATATTTGCGGGGAACGCGGGGAGCCTGGCTTCTGAAATTTCGCGAAGGGCACACCGTCGGTTTGGGCCTGGGAAATTATCGCACCAACAGCCCGTTTGACGCGGTAAACTGGCAGGAAACCGCAATTCCGACACCGGAACTTCGCACGAATTACGGTGGCTTCGAAATTG contains these protein-coding regions:
- a CDS encoding outer membrane beta-barrel protein — translated: MKILFLLIFFLSIGLHSLSAQELTVGLNGQLAIPQNEFSESINTLGGGLNLNGHYRFANSPVGLGLDFNFINFGSDSRDEAFSTTIPDLRVRVENQYNLIQLMMQAKVQRQDGIFRPFAEGLAGFNYFFTETSIRDRRDSGADPIASDTNFEDFAFAWGGGAGLKIRVFDLRDQQADERWFENISAGYINIGVRYLNGSQAEYLKEGSITIENGSVSFDTLQSRTDMIMVQLGFVIRF